In Ignavibacteriales bacterium, one DNA window encodes the following:
- a CDS encoding RpiB/LacA/LacB family sugar-phosphate isomerase, with the protein MTISLCADHAGYKYKELIKIYLTEKGIEVIDHGCFSEESVDYPDFVRPAALDVSLGRAVKGIGVCGSGIGVAVVANKVKGIRAAQVLNILMAKLSIEHNDSNFLSLASRLTDEKEIIPIVEAWLNSKFQDGRHSRRVEKIEG; encoded by the coding sequence ATGACAATTTCCCTATGTGCTGATCATGCAGGTTATAAATATAAAGAGTTGATAAAAATCTATTTGACTGAAAAAGGAATTGAAGTTATTGACCATGGATGTTTTTCTGAGGAGTCAGTTGATTATCCTGATTTCGTTCGCCCTGCCGCCTTAGATGTATCACTGGGAAGAGCAGTAAAGGGCATAGGAGTTTGCGGTTCCGGTATTGGGGTTGCAGTGGTTGCAAATAAAGTTAAAGGTATTAGAGCAGCACAAGTATTAAATATTTTGATGGCTAAATTATCCATTGAGCATAATGACTCAAACTTTTTATCACTTGCTTCCAGATTGACTGATGAAAAAGAAATTATTCCAATTGTAGAAGCCTGGTTAAATTCTAAATTCCAGGATGGAAGACATTCTAGAAGAGTGGAAAAAATTGAAGGATAG